The genomic interval agactcaccaaGCAGATTCCGTGTCCATCACCTCCCTCCAGGCACCCCTCGTTAGGCTGCACGAAGGTTCCGAAGATCACACTGCATTCATCGCGGGACAGGTAGGTCATGTTCACGGCCTTCTGCATCGTCTGCAGCTCCCCATCAGGCTGTGGAGTCAGGTTCAGGTGAGAAGACATTATtgcctaataaaaaaaaaaaaaaaaaaaacgaaaaaaacaaacaaaggactTTTGTTATAAAATAGAAATATCCGACACTACTTATTCAAGGTTTGTTGATATATCATTAAAACATTAAATTTACTCTTAAAAATCTGTGTCatttcaagtagagccttttgaatgtcaTATTGAGGGTGGAGTGTAGAAGCGCTTCATGATAAACACTCGTAAGCCTCAGAGTAATCTCTTTGAGTCGCTTCCTAAATCACTACGGTAATAATGTACCGTATGTGAGAAAACTTACGCCATCCTTGCCCCAGCCCACAGCAACCATTTTGGTGCCTGTGGCGGGCTCAGCGGTGTCAGGAGCTGGCAGCACAGCGGGGCTTATCAAGCCGGTCACGAAGATGAAGTTGTGGCTGAGCTGAGTGGAAGGGTGTGCGGTTCAGTAACAGAGTGGGAAAAGCTCTTGTTAGAATAATTTAATCCTATACGAAGATGAGTTAAAAGGCAATAACTATACGAGGTTAGAAAGACCATTGACAGAAGAGGTCGTCTTTTGAGAACCAACTGAATGAGAAACAATGAACGTAATGAATATGTAAAGAAGagtataaaacaaaaatatgttatttcattacatggaatGTACAATTTTAATTTATTCTTGCTTACCTTCAGAATCGCGAGGTCGTGCGCCTTCGTCACTGAATCGTAATCTGGGTGGATGATTACCATGTTGACGGTCTTGTGTTCCTCGTAGCCTGACTGGTCCTCCAGGCTGACGCCAGCGCCCATCACGTGCAGGCTGCTGCGGCTGGAGGCACACGGAACACATCACTATAAGCAATTACTGTACTGGTGTAAATTTTATGATTTCTATTCTATGTCCACACTTGATAACTTTTCAATGAAAAAGTTGATCACATATACTTTTTTCTATGTGTGAGGGGACCTGGgacaacaaaataagaaaaaaaaagaaaaggaaaaaaaaaacacattgtaACTTGCCAGTAGCTACAGAAAACATATTGTGAAAGTACTGTTCACTGAGAAAGCATCTGTATGTTCATCATTATAAATTGAAAATCTTCGTTAAACTATCTCTACAATCGTGAATTCATACTTTTAAAACCTAATACATTTTCACTTCTCCCTGTTAACTATTCACTTACTTTTCTGCATCACTAACGATTTCAATTACTCACACTGCATTATATAATCACCCAcccatttaattttctcttaccGGTAAACAAATTTTTCGAAATAAGACGTCGAATCATAATCAAAAGATTGCGTCCCACGTATAAATAGTTATTGTCACACTGCAAGTACAGTACCTACCCATTGACGCAGGAGGCGGTGGTAAGGACGTGGTTATCGTTCAGAATGATACCTCCACACAGGTGCTGCTTGCTGCCAATCAGGGGGTCGGTGTATACAGACACCTGAGAAGTCACCAAAAATTAAACATATGTAAATCAAttataccttgatttttttctccctcatgaaaaaaaaaaaaaaaaatagaaaactaaacacacactcacacaaacacacacagataaagtaGCAGCAACACTAACCATCTCCGGGAAATCTCCCTCCTCAGTGAATTCCCCGCCGACGATCCTGTGGGAGGGGACCGCGGAtactgaggaaagaaaaggacttgagagagagagagagagagagagagagagagagagagagagagagagagagagagagagagagagagagagagagagaaaacctatTTTCTTAAATACAAGAATTGTTATCTTTTCGTCTCATGTTCTCTTTTAGCGTggtaataatataagtaatcatgttcatatttttcatccttttttctttttcctgaaaGAATCATGTACAGTCGACTACatacttgatgaagcagcctttcttctcttatttttacatAGAAAATGTTAACTCGAAGgatttaaataagtaaatatcgTTGACCAGAAGTTGTGACGTATATTAAGGCACACAACCTTTCTCAAGCCCACGCCATGTTCGCCTGCCTCCCCATCCCAACTCCCTTCTTGTTTCTACTTTTCTGAAACTCACTCCCAAAGGAATGCTGCCCTTTCATTACtactcttctcatctttcaagtggtgtgtatgtgtgtgtgtgtgtgtgtgtgtgtgtgtgtgtgtgtgtgtgtgtgtgtgtgtgtgtgtgacagcatTCCTTGACATGCAATTGCAAACATGATATACTTGTTATGAAAGGCTCGGTAttgtcttttgtctcttttaccTCCTGCCAAATGTTGCCTGACGGTGAAACTCAGCAATGGAATAAAATTAGAGgtgatttttctcttccctcattgtTCTTGATAGCTTACTTCGAAGTTAGTAATTAAAAATtgagaacataagaaaacaggGATAGCTGCAAGAAATCAATGCATAGAGGctagaaataagataaacagtGAACTAGGATGAATTTTTTGGAGTGTTAGATGCagaagtcccgaagtaatattAAAATCATATTCGGCGCTGGTCAAATCGCATCTAGATCAAGCGGTACAGTTCTGGTCCCCGCATTATACGAAGGGTATAGGTCTATTAGGATCAGTGCAAAAGGAAGATACAGTagatacaggggatgagggatattccctatgaagcgagAATGAAGAAACTGAATTTGCATTACTTaaagagacgtaggttaagagggaacctgatagaagtatttaagtgataTACGGGTTGTAATAAAGGGGACcagcaaagttcttaggatcagtagcagggATGGAACCAAAGACAATGGATTTAAGCTtgaaaattcaggtttaggagaggaatgggagaaacTGGTTCTCTAACAGAGTGATTGATGAATGGAGTCAGTAATCATGTTATTGTAGCGTTGAGTGAATAggtagctttaaaagaagattagctAAAtctatggatggggatgataaatggaattaagtagctttgctcatacagggactgccacgtgtaggcctgacaaccTCTTacagcttccttcttttccctctcatgtTCTTGAATCAGTAGGTCTACATATTACAAGCCTTGTATTAGGCCTATTCACATATATCCCTATATCATCTCTACTCATAAATCTAACTAAGTTTCTTTGCAAGGGGCCACGTCAGAAAGGTGGTTACTGATTACTTTCCGCCTTGCTTTGGTATTAAGCTCAATGTTTTGCTTCCTCGGAAGGAGGCAATAAGTTGGAATGTTATACAATGGTAAACGAGCATCATACaaaaaattaagtgaaaaaagtaagcaaaCCTTTGTTCGGATTACCTACTACTGATTACAAAAGCAAAAGTTTAGACAGCAAGACTTGAGCTCTAGCTCTGATTTCAGTTTATGCTTTTCACAATTAgacttattttcttcccgtAAATACCAATAAAGCTTGGgatattttttacctttcagACTAGTAAGTACATACTATATATagtgaaaattagaaaatgcaaaactaatctctgatttttttctgtatctacgCATTCTTGTAGTGAACATTAAAAATAACGACCATGACAGTGAACAGTGACAGGTCTACTAAGATCAGAGGCATCGCTTACCCGCAGCCACAAGGGCCAGCAAAGACAAGACGACTCGGAGGCTCTTCATTGTGTCGCAGTGATCCTCAAAGTGGGCGCTCGGGGGCTCAAGTCAGTCTTTTAAGTCCGGCACCGATGGACCTCCCCATCCATATCATATCTTAGTCCTTGGACCCCGCTCCATCTCCATACCcaagggaatctctctctctctctctctctctctctcgatatataTTCTGGTAGAGGTTTTTCTTACATATAGAAATACTGATAATTAAACTGAATGAGAAAGATGATTTTATATTAGCCATTACTTTTATCTAATCCAAAGTTTAGCTACGCAAGATTATGTTTCGCAGGATAGTACTCATATAGATGCAAGTTTGGTTTGAGATTAGTCAATTGATAGTTCATTAGTTATTATCTCTTCTACACGCCATTAGATTCTATTGAGTTTGCACTGGTTTTGTTACATCCAGTTTTaagaatgtgtgaaataatcGAGGGGGAATATTATGCATCTGACTTTTGCTGCAAAAAGTAAACTTCTTAGCGATAGTTATACTTCTTAAACTACGATAAATATTTGCGAAATATAACTCTGACGAAAACATATTGGAAATTAATTCACTCGATGTCCCTTCACAAAACACAATTTTTCACATGTCACCGCCGACGCCTTCTATGTACACAGATACATACTCTAGCCTCCATAAACATCTTTCCTGTA from Portunus trituberculatus isolate SZX2019 chromosome 47, ASM1759143v1, whole genome shotgun sequence carries:
- the LOC123520723 gene encoding mite allergen Der f 3-like, producing the protein MKSLRVVLSLLALVAAVSAVPSHRIVGGEFTEEGDFPEMVSVYTDPLIGSKQHLCGGIILNDNHVLTTASCVNGRSSLHVMGAGVSLEDQSGYEEHKTVNMVIIHPDYDSVTKAHDLAILKLSHNFIFVTGLISPAVLPAPDTAEPATGTKMVAVGWGKDGPDGELQTMQKAVNMTYLSRDECSVIFGTFVQPNEGCLEGGDGHGICLGDEGGIAEDQEGTAMALVSWHVSCDAFPAVVTLLAPYHEWITSHFDT